One region of Limisphaerales bacterium genomic DNA includes:
- a CDS encoding sulfatase-like hydrolase/transferase — MRKLLLSLCALLLLAGSTMAAKRPNFVFLVSEDNSIHYLKLYGYGATTPNIEALAKDGLTFNHAFSNSPVCSVARSTLATSLLAPRAGFQYHRKSAMANLPKGYHPWSAMLRKAGYYAANNSKTDYNFVNNMKELWNESSRNASWRKRAKGQPFFYMQSFGQSHESSLHFSQQVFENEKTKHDPAKVKLAPYHPDTPLFRYTHARYLDRIQTIDSQLGNVVKQLAADGLLEDTFIFYFGDHGGVLPRGKGYAYESGLHVPLVVRIPKNFAHLADHPRGTRTDGFVSFIDFGPTVLNLAGLQPHKLTDGRAFLGKNVSAKALAARDEAFGYADRFDEKYDLVRTLRKGKYTYIRNLQGFYPDALQNNYRYKMLAFTEWRELAKAGKLNEAQLQFHQRRPAEQLFDVEADPHEVNNLAADPKHAAVLADLRGRLQKKLRDIHDLSFFPENFMVQNALKDGVGFGAFNHKEINRLADIADLALLPFAEARKPLAAALKAKPPMELYWACTTASVIGEEARPLVPLVKKLLTHENLMVRMRAAEFLGSLQASDPMPTLLGVLNTARTEQELMLTFNAAVYLRDYKGYPFDHSKLDLKFKGGEIVRRTSYLEGNPRRPPRKKPKK, encoded by the coding sequence ATGCGTAAGTTACTCCTTTCCCTGTGCGCGTTGCTGCTGTTGGCCGGCAGCACGATGGCGGCCAAGCGGCCGAATTTTGTCTTCCTCGTTTCCGAGGATAACTCAATCCATTACCTGAAGCTGTACGGTTATGGGGCGACTACGCCGAATATCGAGGCCTTGGCCAAAGATGGCTTAACCTTCAATCACGCCTTTTCCAATAGCCCGGTGTGTTCGGTGGCGCGTTCCACTTTGGCCACCTCGCTCTTGGCTCCACGGGCCGGGTTTCAGTACCACCGTAAATCAGCTATGGCCAATCTGCCCAAAGGCTACCATCCATGGAGTGCAATGTTACGCAAGGCGGGCTATTACGCCGCGAACAATTCCAAAACGGACTACAACTTCGTGAACAATATGAAAGAGTTGTGGAATGAATCTTCACGCAACGCTAGTTGGCGTAAACGTGCGAAGGGGCAACCGTTTTTCTACATGCAATCGTTCGGGCAATCGCATGAGAGTTCGCTTCACTTTTCGCAGCAGGTGTTTGAAAACGAAAAGACAAAGCATGACCCGGCGAAAGTGAAGCTCGCGCCCTATCATCCGGATACACCGCTGTTTCGCTACACCCACGCGCGCTATCTGGATCGCATTCAAACCATCGACAGCCAGCTCGGCAACGTGGTGAAACAGCTCGCTGCCGACGGACTGCTTGAAGACACGTTCATCTTTTACTTTGGCGACCACGGCGGCGTGTTGCCGCGCGGCAAGGGGTACGCTTACGAGAGCGGTCTGCACGTGCCGTTGGTGGTGCGCATCCCGAAAAATTTCGCGCATCTCGCCGATCACCCACGCGGCACCCGCACCGATGGCTTTGTGAGCTTCATTGATTTCGGGCCCACGGTGCTCAACCTGGCCGGGCTGCAGCCGCACAAACTCACCGATGGTCGGGCGTTTCTCGGCAAGAACGTGAGTGCCAAGGCGCTCGCCGCGCGCGATGAGGCCTTTGGCTACGCGGATCGGTTTGATGAAAAATATGATCTCGTGCGCACGCTGCGCAAAGGCAAGTACACCTACATCCGCAATCTGCAGGGTTTTTATCCCGATGCGTTGCAGAATAATTATCGCTACAAAATGCTGGCGTTCACCGAGTGGCGTGAGCTGGCCAAGGCCGGTAAGCTCAACGAGGCGCAGCTCCAATTTCATCAACGCCGCCCGGCCGAGCAGCTCTTTGATGTGGAGGCCGATCCGCATGAGGTGAACAATCTCGCCGCTGACCCCAAGCACGCCGCCGTGTTGGCCGATCTGCGCGGGCGCCTGCAAAAGAAACTGCGCGACATTCATGACCTCAGTTTCTTTCCCGAGAATTTCATGGTGCAAAATGCGCTGAAAGACGGCGTGGGATTTGGGGCGTTCAACCATAAGGAAATCAATCGACTCGCCGACATCGCCGATCTGGCGTTGCTGCCCTTTGCCGAGGCTCGCAAACCGCTGGCCGCCGCGCTCAAGGCCAAGCCGCCGATGGAACTGTACTGGGCCTGCACCACCGCCAGCGTGATTGGCGAAGAGGCGCGACCGCTGGTGCCGCTGGTGAAGAAGCTGCTCACGCATGAGAATTTGATGGTGCGGATGCGCGCCGCGGAATTCCTCGGCAGCCTCCAGGCCTCCGACCCCATGCCCACATTGCTCGGCGTGTTGAACACCGCCCGAACCGAGCAGGAACTCATGCTCACCTTCAACGCCGCCGTCTACCTGCGCGATTACAAGGGCTACCCATTCGATCATTCC
- a CDS encoding sulfatase has product MICLLGAHAQAAKPEQPPNILWIYLEDVSGWFSCYGEKLIETPNIDKLAARGIRFDRFYTPAGVCSATRSSIIVGAMQTTFGIHNHRSGRPDFRGQSMGKDFDDIRLPKGVKTLPEIFRAAGYWTFNEGGKDDYNFKHDRDDMYNDPKITRSRGLPPAALVTGNCWKNRKPGQPFFGQVQLKGGKLGRHAPKVIDRAKVSVPPYYPDIPEVREEIAHHYDCLLKTDEQVGQIIAALKRDGLFENTLILCFSDHGYKLHRHKQFLYEGGIQMPMIVAGPGIKAGQVRKDLISGIDIAPACLAAAGIKIPKYMEGADFLATNYQPRKFVTAARDRCDYTIERIRAVVTPRYKYLRNYLTDRPFMQPSYKDPWPVSKKFREMMANGEMNKTQLIFFGPKKAPEELYDLANDPHEIHNLANDPKHRQALEQHRQLLADWIKETGDQGQQTESNAGLLATLKRWGDKCVNPEYNRVRAKLKK; this is encoded by the coding sequence ATGATTTGCCTGCTCGGCGCGCACGCCCAAGCCGCGAAACCCGAACAGCCCCCCAACATTCTTTGGATTTATCTGGAGGACGTCAGCGGCTGGTTCAGTTGCTACGGCGAGAAACTCATCGAGACGCCGAATATCGACAAGCTCGCCGCGCGCGGCATTCGCTTTGACCGCTTTTACACGCCGGCCGGGGTGTGCTCGGCCACGCGCTCTAGCATCATCGTGGGCGCCATGCAAACGACCTTCGGCATCCACAACCATCGCAGCGGCCGGCCTGATTTTCGTGGCCAGAGTATGGGGAAAGATTTCGATGACATCCGTTTGCCCAAAGGGGTAAAAACCTTGCCGGAAATTTTTCGGGCAGCCGGTTACTGGACATTTAATGAAGGCGGCAAGGACGACTACAATTTCAAGCATGACCGTGATGACATGTATAATGACCCTAAAATCACACGGAGCCGTGGCTTACCCCCGGCAGCACTGGTCACCGGCAATTGCTGGAAGAACCGCAAACCCGGCCAACCCTTCTTTGGCCAGGTACAATTAAAGGGAGGTAAACTGGGCAGGCACGCTCCCAAGGTGATTGACCGCGCGAAAGTTTCGGTGCCGCCCTACTATCCGGATATCCCCGAAGTCCGCGAAGAAATTGCCCATCACTATGACTGCCTGCTCAAGACCGATGAACAGGTGGGCCAAATCATTGCCGCCCTCAAACGCGATGGCTTGTTTGAGAATACACTGATCCTGTGCTTCAGCGATCACGGCTATAAACTGCACCGGCACAAACAGTTCCTTTATGAAGGCGGCATCCAAATGCCCATGATCGTGGCGGGGCCGGGAATTAAGGCGGGACAGGTGCGTAAGGATTTAATTAGCGGCATCGATATTGCCCCGGCCTGTTTGGCAGCGGCCGGGATCAAGATTCCCAAGTACATGGAAGGCGCCGATTTTCTGGCCACGAATTATCAGCCGCGAAAATTCGTCACCGCCGCCCGTGATCGGTGCGACTACACTATCGAACGCATCCGCGCCGTCGTCACGCCGCGCTATAAATACCTGCGCAACTACCTCACCGACCGCCCCTTCATGCAGCCCAGCTACAAAGACCCCTGGCCTGTCTCCAAAAAATTCCGCGAGATGATGGCCAACGGCGAGATGAACAAAACCCAGCTCATTTTCTTCGGCCCCAAAAAAGCCCCCGAAGAACTCTACGACCTCGCCAACGACCCGCACGAGATCCATAACCTCGCCAACGACCCCAAGCACCGCCAAGCCCTCGAGCAACACCGCCAGTTGCTCGCCGATTGGATCAAAGAAACCGGCGATCAAGGCCAACAAACCGAAAGCAACGCCGGCCTCCTCGCCACCCTAAAACGCTGGGGAGACAAATGCGTCAACCCCGAATACAACCGCGTGCGGGCGAAGTTGAAGAAGTAA
- a CDS encoding Gfo/Idh/MocA family oxidoreductase yields the protein MQTPHLSRRRFLKSTAVASAPFILPSGILSAEVKPNDKISVGFIGMGKQNGGLMNRFMGAKEAICVAVSDCDTSRRESARDKANARQKNKDCKDYADFRELIARKDIDAVCIATPDHWHAIQTIGALDAGKDVYCEKPLTHNVHESVEVMKAVKRNNRILQTGSMQRSSREFRIACELVRNGVIGDVKRTAVNIGGPGIPCKLKTEKDEPGLDWDMWVGPGPMRGYSSVLSPRGVHNHFPNWRTYKEYGGGMVCDWGAHMIDIIQWGLNKDSSGPVATIPAKDSKAMKGAQLVYAGDIHMMHGEGQGATFYGTDGRVECHRGLLGLYKGDKLIAGKSDRNDKSKNLNQELDRIEKEILKDAKVKLYNSKSHVPNFLYAMKTRKRPITDEIVGARTSIACHLLNQTYYNQEAIAWNPQKNTFAKGGDPKWLTRNYRGEWKV from the coding sequence ATGCAAACTCCCCATCTTTCGCGGCGTCGTTTTTTGAAATCCACCGCTGTAGCCAGTGCCCCCTTCATCCTGCCCTCAGGCATTTTATCAGCCGAGGTCAAACCCAATGACAAGATCTCCGTGGGCTTCATCGGGATGGGTAAACAGAATGGCGGTTTGATGAACCGGTTCATGGGGGCCAAGGAAGCGATCTGCGTGGCGGTTTCCGATTGCGACACTTCCCGCCGTGAATCTGCACGGGATAAGGCCAATGCCCGCCAGAAGAACAAGGACTGCAAAGACTACGCTGATTTCCGGGAGTTGATCGCCCGCAAGGATATTGATGCCGTGTGCATAGCTACTCCCGATCACTGGCATGCGATCCAAACGATTGGTGCGCTCGATGCCGGCAAGGATGTTTACTGTGAAAAGCCACTGACCCATAACGTGCATGAATCGGTGGAGGTGATGAAGGCCGTGAAGCGTAACAACCGGATCCTGCAAACTGGTTCCATGCAGCGTTCCTCGCGGGAGTTTCGCATCGCCTGTGAGCTGGTGCGCAACGGCGTGATCGGTGACGTGAAACGCACGGCGGTGAATATCGGCGGCCCCGGCATTCCCTGCAAATTGAAGACCGAAAAGGATGAACCCGGCTTGGATTGGGATATGTGGGTGGGTCCCGGTCCGATGCGTGGTTACAGTTCGGTTCTAAGCCCGCGTGGCGTGCACAATCATTTCCCCAACTGGCGGACTTATAAGGAGTACGGCGGCGGCATGGTGTGTGACTGGGGTGCGCACATGATTGATATCATCCAATGGGGCCTCAACAAGGACAGCAGTGGCCCGGTGGCGACCATTCCGGCGAAAGATTCCAAGGCGATGAAAGGCGCGCAGTTGGTGTACGCCGGCGACATTCACATGATGCACGGTGAAGGGCAGGGCGCGACCTTCTACGGAACCGATGGCCGTGTGGAATGCCACCGCGGATTGCTGGGGCTATACAAGGGCGACAAGTTGATTGCCGGCAAGTCAGACCGTAACGACAAGAGCAAAAATCTGAATCAGGAACTGGACCGGATAGAGAAGGAGATTTTGAAGGACGCCAAGGTGAAGCTCTATAATAGTAAGAGCCACGTGCCCAACTTCCTGTACGCGATGAAGACCCGCAAACGGCCGATCACCGATGAGATTGTTGGGGCGCGCACTTCAATAGCCTGTCATCTCTTGAATCAAACCTACTATAACCAAGAGGCCATTGCCTGGAATCCCCAGAAAAACACGTTCGCCAAGGGCGGCGACCCCAAGTGGCTCACGCGCAATTACCGCGGTGAGTGGAAGGTGTAA
- a CDS encoding arylsulfatase, with product MRLFAILLLCLNWAHAKAPNVLVIMADDMGYSDLGCYGGEIATPHLDGLARNGLRFTQFYNTARCWTTRAAMLTGYYAQQVRRDRSGAVRRGNRPEWARLLPVMLKPAGYRSYHSGKWHVDGMPMANGFDRSYYINNHGFFRLKFHFLDDQRQPATPISPDFYATDAIADHAITVLKEHQQEHASKPFFHFLAFTAPHFPLHALPKDIERYRARYRQGWEKIRADRWERQKQLGLVHGPLPAVEPKVGPPYHFPDAYKILGPGEVRYPDPWKQLTEEQQIFQADKMAVHAAMVDSMDRAIGRVLDQLRAMKAFDDTLILFMSDNGASAEVMVRGDGHDPKAPLGSAFTYLCLGAGWSTASNTPFRMHKTWVHEGGACTPLVAHWPKGIAARGELRQTQGHVIDVVPTVLELAGLPKAYPGPNAPAGPGRSLVPVFAKDAVLKRDTLWWAHEGNRAVRVKDWKLVAAKDQPWELFDLSKDRAEARNLATRFPAKVKELERVWQMQADQFARDAAGKPQK from the coding sequence ATGCGTTTGTTTGCGATATTGCTGCTGTGCCTGAACTGGGCCCACGCCAAGGCGCCGAATGTGCTGGTGATCATGGCTGATGACATGGGCTATTCGGATCTCGGCTGTTACGGGGGCGAGATTGCCACGCCGCATCTGGATGGTCTGGCTCGGAACGGCTTGCGCTTTACGCAGTTTTATAACACGGCACGATGCTGGACGACGCGGGCAGCGATGTTGACCGGTTATTACGCGCAACAAGTGCGGCGTGATCGCTCGGGCGCCGTGCGGCGGGGCAACCGGCCGGAATGGGCGCGGCTCTTGCCGGTGATGCTGAAGCCCGCGGGTTATCGCTCGTACCACTCCGGTAAATGGCACGTCGACGGCATGCCGATGGCCAACGGATTCGACCGTTCTTACTACATTAACAACCACGGTTTCTTTCGGCTGAAATTTCATTTCCTCGATGACCAACGTCAACCGGCTACGCCGATTAGCCCGGACTTTTATGCGACCGACGCGATTGCCGATCACGCGATCACGGTGTTGAAGGAGCATCAGCAGGAGCATGCCAGCAAACCGTTCTTTCATTTCCTTGCCTTCACCGCGCCACACTTTCCGTTGCACGCGTTGCCCAAGGATATCGAGCGATACCGCGCGCGATATCGGCAGGGTTGGGAGAAAATTCGCGCGGATCGTTGGGAGCGTCAAAAGCAACTCGGCCTCGTTCACGGTCCGTTGCCTGCCGTGGAGCCCAAGGTGGGGCCGCCGTATCATTTTCCGGACGCCTACAAAATTCTCGGCCCGGGCGAGGTCCGTTATCCGGATCCGTGGAAACAACTCACCGAGGAACAGCAAATCTTTCAGGCGGACAAAATGGCTGTGCACGCCGCGATGGTGGATTCGATGGATCGCGCCATCGGTCGGGTGCTGGATCAATTGCGCGCGATGAAGGCCTTTGATGACACGCTGATTTTGTTTATGTCCGACAACGGCGCGAGTGCGGAGGTGATGGTGCGCGGCGACGGGCATGACCCGAAAGCGCCGTTGGGCTCGGCCTTCACGTACCTGTGCCTCGGCGCCGGCTGGTCGACCGCCAGCAACACGCCGTTTCGCATGCACAAGACTTGGGTGCACGAAGGCGGCGCGTGCACGCCGTTGGTGGCGCATTGGCCGAAGGGCATTGCCGCGCGCGGCGAGTTGCGCCAGACGCAGGGGCACGTGATTGATGTGGTGCCCACGGTGCTGGAGCTGGCGGGCCTGCCGAAGGCGTATCCCGGGCCGAACGCTCCAGCCGGTCCGGGCCGCAGTCTGGTGCCGGTGTTTGCCAAAGACGCGGTCCTGAAACGCGACACGCTATGGTGGGCGCACGAGGGCAATCGCGCGGTGCGGGTGAAGGATTGGAAACTGGTGGCGGCTAAGGATCAGCCGTGGGAGTTGTTCGATCTCTCCAAGGACCGTGCGGAGGCGCGCAATCTGGCGACCCGTTTCCCGGCCAAGGTAAAGGAACTGGAGCGCGTGTGGCAAATGCAGGCCGATCAATTCGCCCGCGATGCCGCAGGAAAGCCGCAGAAGTAA
- a CDS encoding sulfatase: MKMRILLLTLISVWSLQAAGPNYVLIFCDDLGYGDLGCYGSKKNRTPRIDAMAKEGMRFTSFLSSSPVCTPSRASLLTGCYARRVGMHEDFTGHWVLIPRSRRGMHADEWTLPEMLKAKGYATACIGKWHLGDQPPHLPTAHGFDEYYGIPYSNDMASARRGDPPLPLVQGAKVIEAPADQSTLTQRYTREAVSFIERNQSKPFFLYLPHTFPHLPLFASKDFHGKSANGRYGDSVEEIDWSTGKILDALKQHGLEKNTLVIFTSDNGSNGRNGGSNAPLSGAKGGTMEGGMRVPMIARWPGRIPAGGTCDELSSTMDFLPTFAALSGGRLSKNKIDGHDITSLLTGVKGASSPYDAFYYYRRRQLQAVRWGDWKWHLPLANTFPAWTTPNNKGRGRSGKLVNLKTDLAEKVDVSAANQKVMAKMRELVAQAEATLGNEDRQGNEQRPATTLEGSKPMVLGK, from the coding sequence ATGAAAATGCGTATTCTTCTTTTAACGCTAATTAGCGTGTGGTCGCTGCAAGCGGCTGGGCCCAATTATGTGCTGATCTTTTGTGATGATCTTGGGTATGGCGATTTGGGGTGTTATGGCTCGAAGAAAAATCGCACGCCGAGGATCGATGCGATGGCGAAGGAGGGGATGCGGTTCACGAGTTTTCTTTCGTCCAGTCCGGTGTGCACGCCATCGCGAGCGAGTCTGTTGACGGGCTGCTATGCTCGGCGCGTGGGGATGCATGAGGATTTCACTGGGCACTGGGTGCTCATTCCGCGGAGTCGCCGTGGGATGCATGCCGATGAATGGACTTTGCCCGAAATGCTCAAGGCCAAGGGCTACGCGACGGCGTGTATTGGCAAATGGCATTTGGGCGATCAGCCGCCGCATCTGCCAACGGCGCACGGGTTTGATGAGTACTATGGCATTCCGTACTCGAACGACATGGCCAGCGCGCGCCGGGGCGATCCGCCGTTGCCGCTGGTTCAGGGTGCGAAGGTGATTGAGGCGCCGGCCGATCAATCCACGCTCACGCAACGGTACACGCGCGAGGCGGTGAGTTTTATTGAGCGCAATCAATCGAAGCCGTTCTTTCTGTATCTGCCGCACACCTTTCCGCATCTGCCGCTTTTTGCTTCGAAGGACTTTCACGGCAAGAGTGCCAATGGGCGGTACGGTGATTCGGTGGAGGAGATCGATTGGTCCACCGGTAAGATTCTAGACGCGCTCAAGCAACATGGGTTGGAGAAAAACACGCTGGTGATTTTCACTTCGGACAATGGATCCAACGGCCGCAACGGCGGTTCCAATGCGCCGTTGTCCGGCGCCAAGGGCGGTACGATGGAGGGCGGCATGCGGGTGCCAATGATCGCCCGTTGGCCCGGTCGCATTCCTGCCGGTGGCACGTGTGATGAACTTTCCAGTACGATGGATTTCTTGCCGACCTTCGCGGCTCTGAGCGGAGGGCGATTGTCGAAAAATAAAATCGACGGACACGACATCACGTCGCTGCTCACCGGCGTGAAAGGCGCGTCGTCGCCTTACGATGCGTTTTATTATTACCGGCGTCGCCAGTTGCAGGCGGTGCGTTGGGGCGATTGGAAATGGCATCTGCCGCTGGCCAATACCTTTCCCGCTTGGACTACGCCGAACAACAAGGGCCGCGGTCGGTCGGGGAAGTTGGTGAATTTGAAAACGGATTTGGCGGAGAAGGTGGATGTGAGTGCCGCCAATCAAAAGGTGATGGCCAAGATGCGCGAACTGGTCGCTCAGGCGGAGGCGACCTTGGGGAATGAGGATCGTCAGGGCAATGAGCAGCGACCGGCCACGACGCTGGAGGGTTCGAAGCCGATGGTGTTGGGGAAATGA